The following are from one region of the Nicotiana tomentosiformis chromosome 7, ASM39032v3, whole genome shotgun sequence genome:
- the LOC104098661 gene encoding uncharacterized protein, whose protein sequence is MSASSKFNLSSSSPDRPLYASGQRGSYASASLDRSGSFRENMENPILSTLPNMTRCTSTITQTDVINFFQCLRFDPKAMVTEHKLNRHIDFKRFASLALGMPVEDSPLVSSKGKLSSSSFPEEARRLKAGLRESCTKARERVKIFTESLSVINKCFPSIPSRKRSRSDVLSNERPNLSDRSVSGAGIAKLGTQSGYELELQKSEERTKSSVPNKRTRTSMVDLRPEVRASTPSRPSGNMDRDREILRLPNGSTVQGEEHTSSIAVEGWEKSKMKKKRSGIKPDTTGGSSTSKPIDGHREPKQGLQSRLTADGNLRFNDTHGFRLGVAPGGVGIGKADGVSQKAPLEVRSSMSKVDQDSSLHLIDRRDRPIGSEQERVKIRAIKNKTKAAAREFTSTSPTSSTKMNSAARAPRSVSGVSPKLSPLVQQASAANDWEVSHCTSRYPSAVGTGNRKRTPSMRSSSPPVAQWASQRPQKISRPARRANFPIVHKNDEIPSLDSTSDVLSNGRRLSGSSPQQVKLKSDHFSSAASESEESGAAEIKSKDRSNRSDEVDEKAGVHVQKMSLLLPPKKSKRASGEDHGDGIRRQGRTGRGFTSTRTPIPLMVGKLGVVGTAKQLRSSRHSLDKTESKAGRPPTRKLADRKAYKRQKQATMNGSADFLVGSDDGHEELLTAASAVTNTAQALSGLFWKQMEPLFRFISEIDTAFLRQQVNHETNLAGPVSDPFDADGSSLVPNGFGLNEFGGNINETQCLESTLDRMVSGKSKPKDISLYQRVMAALIPEDLYCSGNEDLSSDSYQSGFEMEMNSESDASCAQILYDSETSKYPASNRYMITASGGPFDNLEQVMAYNNVTSASDNGDFLNYDHSQKCLLPQQQTTPDFVCSEYQYNEMSIDEKLLLEIHCIGIYPQMESDLAHTGDGEISVDMSRLDEKHQEMVSKKKEMLEKLLNSAAETREFQEKEFEQHALDKLVEMAYKKYMSCRRGPNAHGAKGAIGKMAKQAALTLVKRTLDRCQEFEVTGKSCFSEPLYKDMFLSAISRLSDRQTDSNSDGEAAKSYFSPQQSPSLSQDILYEANLSSEASRVKRRELEDVLGTSIGVSSGAFSGVGSSLSSSAKGKRSERDREGKGNGREASSRGGSIKIGRPSSSNVKGERKPKSKTKLKTTQLSTSVNGLLGKMSEQPKVSGSSIVKSSDIKDKNDHDFDELEDPIDLSGLQLPGMDVLGVPDDLDGQGQDIGSWLNFDDDGLQDHNDFMGLEIPMDDLSDLNMMV, encoded by the exons ATGTCAGCATCTAGCAAATTTAATCTATCTTCTAGTAGCCCAGATAGGCCATTGTATGCCTCCGGGCAGCGTGGGTCATATGCATCTGCTTCATTGGATAGGTCGGGTAGCTTCCGTGAGAACATGGAGAATCCAATCTTATCTACTCTACCTAACATGACAAGATGTACTTCAACGATAACACAAACAGATGTCATTAACTTTTTTCAGTGCTTACGTTTTGATCCAAAAGCAATGGTGACAGAGCACAAGCTTAATAGGCACATTGATTTCAAGCGATTCGCAAGTTTAGCTTTAGGCATGCCAGTAGAGGATTCTCCTCTGGTGTCTTCTAAAGGCAAACTGTCCTCTTCGTCCTTCCCAGAGGAAGCCAGACGGCTGAAGGCTGGTCTTCGGGAAAGCTGCACTAAAGCTAG GGAACGTGTGAAGATATTCACTGAATCTTTATCTGTGATCAACAAATGCTTTCCAAGCATTCCATCAAGGAAGCGATCTCGATCAGACGTCTTATCGAATGAACGACCCAATCTAAGTGACCGGTCAGTTTCTGGGGCAGGCATTGCTAAATTAGGGACCCAGAGTGGTTATGAGTTGGAGCTACAGAAGTCCGAAGAAAGGACTAAAAGTTCTGTTCCAAATAAGCGCACTCGAACTTCTATGGTGGATCTGAGG CCGGAGGTACGAGCAAGCACTCCATCAAGGCCATCTGGGAATATGGATAGAGATAGGGAGATATTGAGACTTCCAAATGGTAGCACAGTTCAGGGAGAGGAACATACATCATCCATTGCTGTAGAGGGCTGGGAGAAGTCTAAGATGAAAAAGAAACGTTCTGGAATAAAGCCTGATACTACTGGAGGCTCCTCGACATCAAAACCTATTGATGGCCACAGGGAACCAAAGCAAGGACTGCAGTCACGTCTTACAGCTgatggcaatttgaggtttaatgATACCCATGGCTTCAG ACTCGGAGTTGCTCCAGGAGGTGTTGGAATTGGAAAAGCTGATGGTGTATCACAGAAAGCGCCTTTAGAAGTGCGTTCTTCCATGTCTAAGGTTGACCAAGATAGCAGTCTCCATCTTATCGATAGAAGAGATCGCCCTATTGGTTCAGAACAAGAAAGGGTGAAAATCAGAGCTATCAAAAA TAAAACGAAGGCAGCTGCTCGAGAATTCACATCTACTAGTCCTACTTCAAGTACGAAAATGAATTCTGCTGCTCGTGCTCCGCGATCTGTTTCAGGCGTTTCACCAAAATTGTCTCCACTAGTTCAACAGGCATCTGCTGCTAATGATTGGGAAGTCTCCCACTGCACAAGCAGATACCCATCTGCGGTCGGGACAGGTAATCGTAAACGCACCCCTTCTATGAGGTCGTCATCACCACCTGTTGCTCAGTGGGCCAGCCAAAGGCCCCAGAAGATCTCTCGACCAGCAAGAAGGGCTAATTTTCCTATCGTtcacaaaaatgatgaaatcccTTCTCTTGATAGCACAAGTGATGTTCTCAGTAATGGAAGGCGTCTTTCTGGTTCTTCCCCTCAACAAGTCAAATTAAAAAGCGATCACTTCTCTTCAGCTGCTTCGGAAAGTGAGGAGTCCGGGGCTGCTGAGATTAAGTCCAAGGACAGGAGCAACAGGTCTGATGAGGTGGATGAAAAAGCTGGGGTCCATGTTCAGAAGATGTCTTTGCTGCTCCCACCAAAGAAAAGTAAGAGGGCTAGTGGGGAAGACCATGGAGATGGTATTCGTAGGCAAGGGAGGACTGGAAGGGGGTTTACCTCCACTAGGACACCAATACCCTTGATGGTTGGGAAGCTTGGAGTTGTTGGAACAGCAAAACAACTCAGAAGCTCTAGACATAGTCTTGATAAGACTGAAAG CAAAGCAGGCCGACCTCCTACCAGAAAGCTTGCTGATCGTAAGGCTTACAAACGACAGAAACAAGCCACAATGAATGGCTCAGCTGATTTTCTAG TTGGTTCAGATGATGGGCATGAAGAGCTTCTGACTGCTGCAAGTGCTGTTACCAATACTG CTCAAGCCCTCTCTGGCTTATTCTGGAAGCAGATGGAGCCACTTTTTCGATTTATATCAGAAATAGATACAGCCTTTTTAAGGCAGCAG GTAAATCATGAGACCAATCTGGCAGGACCAGTCTCTGACCCTTTTGATGCTGATGGTTCCAGTTTAGTCCCAAATGGTTTTGGGTTGAATGAGTTTGGGGGAAATATAAATGAAACACAGTGTCTTGAAAGTACCCTGGACCGTATGGTCTCTGGAAAGAGTAAACCTAAGGATATTTCCTTGTACCAAAGAGTGATGGCAGCTCTAATACCTGAAGATCTTTATTGCAGTGGGAATGAAGATCTTAGTTCCGATAGTTATCAATCTGGATTTGAAATGGAAATGAATTCCGAATCAGATGCTTCTTGTGCACAAATATTATATGACAGTGAAACTTCCAAATACCCTGCCTCTAATAGATACATGATAACTGCCAGTGGGGGTCCCTTTGATAATTTGGAGCAAGTTATGGCATATAATAATGTTACATCCGCCTCAGACAATGGGGATTTTCTAAACTATGACCATTCACAAAAATGTTTACTTCCACAGCAGCAAACCACACCTGACTTTGTCTGCTCTGAGTATCAGTATAATGAGATGTCTATTGATGAGAAACTTCTTCTTGAGATTCACTGTATTGGAATATATCCGCAAATGGAG TCTGATTTAGCACATACAGGGGATGGAGAAATCAGCGTGGACATGAGTAGATTGGATGAGAAGCACCAGGAAATG GTTTCTAAGAAGAAAGAGATGCTGGAAAAGCTGTTGAATTCAGCTGCCGAGACGAGAGAGTTTCAAGAAAA GGAGTTCGAACAGCATGCTCTTGACAAACTTGTGGAAATGGCATACAAGAAATATATG AGTTGTCGTCGGGGTCCAAATGCACACGGGGCGAAGGGTGCTATTGGGAAAATGGCCAAGCAAGCTGCCTTAACATTGGTGAAGCGAACTCTGGATCGGTGCCAAGAATTTGAGGTGACAGGAAAGAGCTGCTTCAGTGAGCCATTGTACAAGGATATGTTCCTTTCTGCGATATCCCGCCTTAGTGACAGACAAACAGATTCCAACAGTGACGGTGAAGCTGCAAAATCTTATTTTAGCCCACAGCAGAGCCCATCTCTAAGCCAGGACATACTTTATGAAGCCAATTTATCTTCTGAAGCAAGTAGAGTCAAGCGGAGGGAGTTGGAAGATGTCCTTGGTACTAGCATTGGTGTATCTTCTGGTGCTTTTTCAGGTGTTGGGAGTTCACTTTCAAGCAGTGCAAAAGGGAAGAGAAGTGAGAGGGATCGAGAAGGAAAAGGAAATGGCAGAGAGGCATCATCGCGTGGTGGATCAATAAAGATTGGCCGACCTTCCTCTTCCAATGTTAAGGGAGAAAGAAAGCCTAAATCGAAAACTAAGCTGAAAACTACTCAATTATCCACTTCTGTCAATGGCCTTCTAGGCAAGATGTCAGAGCAACCTAAAGTATCAGGGTCTTCAATAGTGAAATCAAGTGATATCAAAGATAAGAATGATCATGACTTCGATGAATTAGAGGATCCCATTGACTTATCTGGTCTGCAACTCCCTGGAATGGATGTTTTAGGTGTCCCTGATGACCTTGACGGTCAGGGACAGGACATAGGCTCATGGTTGAACTTTGATGATGATGGATTACAAGATCATAACGACTTTATGGGCCTTGAGATTCCAATGGATGATCTGTCAGATTTGAATATGATGGTCTGA
- the LOC138895068 gene encoding uncharacterized protein gives MKDFGDELDVLAPLPSCDCEESLPYVVRLRSQRLLKFLMGLNESYSNLRSNLLARRPIVSVNEAYATISHEESQRSLGVVEMNKDPLTILARRTHQGFKPKKPGVICEHCGYKGHLKQNCYKIVGYPWDFKSKKKGTQSGGFKPFANSTVAGENVNSSEGQGHFFTEQQYKQILNMLNKPTSSDSADNITGNMADTGASHHITPYKELLTTFRTLRDHNSSRVQVPAGGRAEITMSKITKQLSCVALFFPNFCVFHGLFNGKVLGIGKKNEGLYILQEAIKLAVGATVHKEDNGGKLWH, from the exons ATGAAGGATTTTGGGGATGAATTAGATGTTTTAGCTCCCCTGCCTTCTTGTGATTGTGAGGAGTCTTTACCTTATGTTGTGCGTTTAAGATCACAGAGGTTGTTGAAGTTCCTTATGGGACTTAATGAGTCCTATAGTAATCTAAGAAGTAATCTGCTAGCAAGGAGACCTATAGTGTCAGTAAATGAAGCTTATGCAACAATATCTCATGAGGAAAGCCAAAGATCCCTAGGTGTGGTAGAAATGAACAAGGATCCACTAACAATATTAGCAAGAAGAACACACCAAGGTTTTAAGCCTAAAAAGCCTGGTGTAATCTGTGAGCATTGTGGATACAAAGGGCACTTGAAGCAAAATTGTTATAAAATTGTTGGCTACCCATGGGATTTTAAGAGCAAGAAGAAGGGCACACAATCCGGTGGATTCAAACCTTTTGCCAATTCTACAGTAGCAGGAGAAAATGTGAATTCATCAGAGGGACAAGGTCATTTCTTCACTGAACAACAATACAAGCAGATTCTGAATATGCTGAATAAGCCAACATCAAGTGACAGTGCAGATAACATAACAGGTAATATGGCAG ATACAGGGGCATCACATCATATCACACCATATAAGGAGTTACTGACTACTTTTAGAACATTGAGAGATCATAATAGCAGTAGAGTTCAGGTACCTGCTGGTGGTAGAGCAGAGATCACAA TGTCCAAGATAACCAAACAACTTTCTTGTGTGGCTTTGTTTTTCCCTAATTTTTGTGTGTTCCATGGACTCTTCAATGGAAAGGTTCTGGGGATTGGTAAGAAAAATGAAGGATTGTATATACTACAAGAAGCAATAAAACTTGCAGTAGGAGCAACAGTTCATAAAGAGGACAATGGTGGAAAGCTATGGCATTAG